In the genome of Nitrospiraceae bacterium, the window TCGCATAATCCATCCCTCCTTCTATCGGGAAGTCGTGTGAGCGTAGGTATTGAAAGGACAACCGGACACCGCAGGTCTTTCAATCCAAAACCACTTTCCACATTCCCAAGGCTAAGAGGCTAAAAATAAGACCTTCGACCATTCCTTCCCCCCAGGCTGCCAAACGGGGGTTGAACATCCACAGTTTAAGCATCATCCAGCCCGGAAACGCTTTTCTCATGGACTCACCTCCTTCCGATCCTCAACGACCTTTCACTCAGAGAATTCCATGTTCGTCCGCGAATTGTTCATGTTTTTCCCATCATACAAACAAAAAGGCCTCCCGGACATGTATATCCCCGGAAGGCCTTTCACTGTAGATAGCGTGAAGAAGGAACGATCTACCCCATGACAACCTCGATTTTAAATATTTTCTACCATGCGCTTTTTTTGAATAAAAGTAAAGCGCCTCATTTCAGGGAAACAGGAGCACGGTGACGCGTACAAGCACTCTGAGAAAAAAGGACAACCGGAACCATAAGAAAACCTCTGGCATGTTTTTCAGCATTCACGTAAATTATTAAAAATTTTCAATGACATAGTCCGGGAAAATATCCCTTCCCATAAAAATAAGGTAAGATTTCGTGCGGGTCCGCCAACCAAACTCATAATGAAACTTTGTCGCCACCAAGAGACCTTAGCGAGTTGCTCGCTGGCTCGCCCGTATGGCAGATAACGTGCGGGCATCTCAACAGGAGAACTTCCCGCTTCTCTATCGCGTGTCTTTGGGCAGTCCGATTGGAATTGACGGCTATTTCCTTCGGCACTTCGGGCTGTCTTTTCCTCAATTTCGTAACGCCGTCATAGAAACTCGTACGGACCAAGATCTGGAACAGTGGTTCCTCGGTCAGCCGGAAGTACATTCCTTAACTATTTCGACCTGGAATAACTTTGCCCCCAAGCTAGGCACTCCCGGCCACCCTGTCTCTTTCTTAAGGCATCTCATCAAATGGTTTGTCTATCCCAAATCCATCAAGCACCCGGTAAACAGTCTTTTTGAAATGATCGAACAGGATGAGGCCCGTTAGGTCCCATCCAATCTGATGGAATGGCACCCAGACCACAACCAATATTTAATATTTCCCCTAAAGATGTGAGCATACATGAACTATCAAGCCATTTTGGATGAGATCCATCAGGAAGTCTTAAGCCTGTTACCGTGCGGAACCGTCGCCACCTACATTCCCCAATTGGCATCCGTTTCCCCTCAAAAGTTTGGAATGGCCGTACAGACCGTTGACGGGGAAATGTTCCAGGTGGGGCAGGCCTTAGAGCCCTTCTCAATTCAAAACATTTCAAAGGTATATACCCTGACCCTCGGATTTCCCTTTGAAGGCGACAACATTTGGATATGAGTGGGACTCGAACCATCCGGATCGACCTTCAACTCTCTCGTACAGCTCGAGTATGAACATGGCATACCCAGAAATCCGTTTATCAATGCAGGAGCCCTGGTGGTTTCCGATATCCTCGTATCGCATTTAAAAGATGCCAAATCCGCTTTTCTCGATTATGTCCGGCAACGGGCCAATAATGCCTCCATTCAAGATGATCCCCAGGTGGCCCGCTTCGAACGCCAAAGCGGCTTTCGGAATGCAGCCATGGCCAATTTCCTCAAAAGTTTTTCCAACCTCACAAACGAGGTGGAGGAGGTGTTAGACTTTTATTACTTTCACTGCTCACTATCGATGAGCTGTGCGGACCTGGCGAAAGGATTTCTCTTTCTCGCCAACAAAGGTCACTGTGTTTGGACCAATCAGCAGGTCCTCACCCAGAGCCAGACAAAAAGAGTGAACGCCCTCATGCTCACCTGCGGTACCTATGATGCCGCGGGAGACTT includes:
- a CDS encoding DUF5069 domain-containing protein, whose translation is MADNVRASQQENFPLLYRVSLGSPIGIDGYFLRHFGLSFPQFRNAVIETRTDQDLEQWFLGQPEVHSLTISTWNNFAPKLGTPGHPVSFLRHLIKWFVYPKSIKHPVNSLFEMIEQDEAR